TTGCTTTACATTTACTTGCACTGCAGAGACTAATCAGTCTATATTTTGACCTCTAAGCGATTTGCTCTTTAATCATCTCTGGATGGAGgaggttttatgttttatgttcttgGTTGCATGCCCAATGAAAAAAAGCCTGTGCATGTCCATGCCCACTAGAAGGTTCAGAAAGAGTCAAGGAAACTGGGTCGTGATTCCGATTAGAGTCTACGTGCTGACCGACTGACACACTTACCATTTACACTCCTTTCTGTTATCTCCTTTGGAGAcgactccttctcctcctctataTCCTCTTCATATTCTAcattgtcctcctcttcctcctcgtcatcctcctcctcctcctctccctggcCGTCCCAGTCCTCTTGTGTAGGACTTGGAGGGTTTGAGTCAAGGCACTTGAACTGTGACCTCCTGGGTTTGCTTTTTCGATGTGCCACTTGCAGATGTTCGTCCTGCCTGCAGGCACTGTACGGCTGATCCTCGTCCTCGGAGACCAGAGAGCGTGTCAGGGAGAGTCGCAGGCGAGGCGGGGGCTTCTCTGGAGACTTGTGAGCGCTGCGGAGATCCATGGTGTAGATAGTATTCTGGACAGACATCAAcgagagaacacacacaacaaaacaaaaaacttaaaTTCAATCATTTCAGTACTGGAGAAGGTGGCAGGGTGCAAAGGAAAGAGAGTTGTataaacaacaacttttttttattgaactccAATCTTTACCTGCATAAGgagttttttggttttggatcCTTTTCTCCTGTGACCCAgagctctgtctctctgctctctaaAAAAGCAAAGCACGCTGTTAAAAAGAGGACAAAATGTCGTCTGTGCATATGTTCACTGAGCTGCTCTGTTTGAACACTCTTCTTTGTCTAGATGTTTCATTGGACTACAATTTTTGTATGACATACGAAAAACATCCCAGGCAACAAAACAACTGTCCATTTAACCATTGAGCAGTGTTTCATTAGTGGGCTCCTGTTTTgtcacatgcagacacatttctgcCATTGGTTATAGGATATTCCACTCATCCACAGgtgaccaaaaaacaacaacaaagaaaaagaagaaggacgCTAACAAGTGAACATGGATGTTAACAATGAGGGTTTCAAACTTTTAAGGAAAGGCTAAGAAAACGTTTTATTATCTTTGGTATCACCCAATTTCTTCAGGTTACATCAGCCAAACAAAagtcaggaaagaaaaaaataaaaaacgataGAGGAAGAACACAAAGACCCAGCCTATCAAGTTTTTATCACGTCCAAAGGCTGAAACTTTTACACAGTCAAGAAAACAAGGAAGGAAatgcattaaacatgtttgtaccTAACCTGCAGTGAGTTTTGGTGAGTAACACTGAATGTCAACACAAACTCTGTTTCCAGTCAACACAGTGCCACTTGTTGTTATCAGTCCACCAGAGAAATGCATAAAAATCCACATTAGAGTACTTTTACACCGCCATTATAAATGTggccagatgtgtgtgtgaccacCTTTGAGGATGATATGGGATGCAGCATCCCCCTTACATCTTTGGTGCATTTAGATGTGGCTTTGATGTGTTTTGGCATGTCTAGTCACAACCCAACAACCTAAGACACATGCCAATGCTAGCTGGAGCAAGGTCTTGGATGTGGGCCTGGGTCTGCTGAGTCATGATCTCTTTATGATTAATATAATGAAAGTAGAAAACTGATTTATTCGGCTCATTCCTGCTGCACTGTGTGTCAAACCCTGCGGTCTTTCCTGGATTCAGGCAAACACTTTTCATCCGGCAGTATTAGTGATGAGTGGAGACATACTTCTCTTCGTAGGCCTGCACCAAGCGCTGGTCCAGAATGTGTTCCTCAGGTTCCCACGTGCTGTATCTGCcagacgtttaaaaaaaaaaaatctatttattacctccattcattcttttttgttACTGGATTAATTCTGGTAATCAAATCAGTCTGGTGGTTGtttaacattttccattttcaaaatatTCTTCCTGAAAACATTCATGATGTGTTGGCTGAAAAAGGGGCTCACACAATGGCTccatcttgtttgtttcctctaaAACAGTAACTGTGTGATGACATATTCTCCAGAGTGTCCACCAATCATTCACTTTTTCATCACAAAATGTGAAAGATGGAGCGTTTCTATAGCCGATAAGGCAAATAATCTGATGAAAtagcatccatccatcatcttatccttatcagggctGCGGgcagctggagccaatcccagctgacttagggtgagaggcggggtatTCCCTGGACAAGCCGCCCGTATATCACAGGgatgacacatagagacaaacgaCTATTTATGTTCCCATTCACACCTCTACAGGCAATTtcaagtcaccaattaacctataaaACTGCaatgtgggaggaagctggagtaccaACTCAGACACgaggaaaacatgcaaactccacagagaAAGACCCAGACTGGAGCACTGTGCATAGTTATAATTTGTTGTACGTGTCAGTGTGATAAAGATGCACATACACAAGTTTTATATAATTCATCCATCCTTCTGTTTAACTGTGCATACTTACTTTGGAGGCCATCCTTTCCACTTCAACAAATACTCCACATTCCCCTGTGGAGACATAAAGTTTAAGAGCGGTGTCAGCCAAGAAGTTCATTTTATAAATTACGTCACAGAATATACTGTGGCTTTCTACTGTCAAAATACCTTAATACATGCGTTATACGTCAAAGGTGTTTGCATCATTTGTTGAAGAGTTCACTCACCTGCCATGGCAGATGGAGGATCTTtatgaattatatatttatagtatcATACAAGAACGCTTTGTCTGAAAACATAATTGattaatgtgtaaatgtgtggtTTTCTCGCCTGACGACAACAATTGATTATATTTTTGCCCTTGAATGGACTTTATGTATAGGAGGAtgttgctctgctctctgacaATATCTGTAATTAGTCATCCTCGGTGACATCATCCAAGAACCTCGAACGTATTCTCAGCGGGTGAAGTCACCACGTTTCCCGACTTCACTTTACTCACCCAGTTCCCCatatgcagcaaaaaaaatcccataTATAGGATGAGACCTGGTGCTATAAATGATTGGTTATGGTTAAATGGAAATAACTTGCAATGTAGCCCACTTCATACTGTAATGACTGGTCTTGGGCAGCTCAAGATACCTCTGGTAAATCTCTCTGCATTAGtgaaaatctaaatatattCTTGAATTGTGGTCTAACAGTAATATCAGGATATCACACAGCGTCATAGCAACACGGGTACACAAGTGTGGATGGACCGATATAGACTGAGTATGACTTGTGGTTTCACCATGGCTCTATGTGCAAGCTTGCTCTGAACTTTCACTTCATACTCTGTGAGGTCTCACTTTAAGCTGAGCATCAAACCACTGTTCAGACAGATGGATATCAAGTAACTCTTCaaacactaataaaataaaagttcaagATAGGCTGCGTGCCAATTAGTGGCATCTTCCCACTCCTCTGTATATCTTGGTATACCGCTGTAGGTTGCAAACACTTTGTGAATCCACTTAGTAAACACAGCATGCCAGTGTTGCACACTGTATGTGTAGTTATTTGTATATTAatcaattaaacatttaatttagaaaGCAAAATGGCAAACATTGATCGAATGTGAAGATTTTCTAAGCGTAAATCAGCCTTtgggctgctgctgagacaaAACAAGGAAGAAGTTTAAGTTAGACTTGGCTCATTTGAGTCTAAATTACAAATTAATTCATAAAACAggttaattaataatcaaataatcattAGTAGTAGCTTCTATTTGACCATTTTAAGTGTTGGACACCCGCAAAACCcacatgggggggggggggggggaggaccACTAGTAAACAGAGGTGCGGGGGGGGGGCTTCTGCGTCGGGAGGAACCATAATTTGTAGCTGCGCACTTCTTCTGTCAACAACATACGGTAACTTAAAGCCAGATCCAATtagcgggaaaaaaaaaacaggccccGAAATGAAGGTGTTTGTTTGATAACATCACCCCCCCTCCTTAAACACCTGACATTATAAGCTGTAGTTAATGACAACACTCTCCACGTTACATAAAGGgacacccccccacccaccccaccttttttttttttttttacacacaagcCTACAATTAGATAACCAGATAAGCCGCGCGGCTCATTTAATCTCTCAAAGCTTTCATTAGCTTCCAAAGTAGcatccctccccccccctcccgccCCCCCCCgaccaccccccccccacccccaccccgccaccacccccccccccccaccaccccaccaAGCAGAAGGAACCCGcccgcccccccacccccccaccccccacctccccagACCCGCAGGGAGAAGGCCACATCCCCCCCTCGAGGCGCCGAAGAGGTCGGGTAGGTGGAGAGGACGGAGTCCCAACCACCACCCCCCACAAAAAATGTCTCCTTCAAATGTCCCGCAGCTAAGCGCGCTGACACGTTGTGTAAACATTGTGTAAACATTGTGTAACGGTTACCTTCCTAACTCTTTTCTTCACAATTGATTCCACGGCGAACACTTGCTCTCCAATCGCTGACAGCTCCATCTCTGTGCACGCGGCCGCCCGTTGGCTTTTTAACTGTCAAAGtaacgtctttttttttctcccctctctcctcccgttacaaactgagctaacgttaactgGTGTATGACAGCCGTCCCTcgcttctttcctcttcctcctcagccgtcttgttttcctcacagtttAAGGGCCCATTTGTCCGGAGCGACTCTTCCTTGTGGTGGATCTTTGCGAGCGTCCAGTGACTTTACAAAATCTGCGACACATCTGCACACCGCTTCGCGCGTACCCGACTCTCTGCGAGCGAGAGCGcgctcccccctctctctttttacaATGAGTCCGTGCGCGCCACCAGCTGCCTCATCATCAGCAGCCAATGTATGGATGGAGACCAAAGCAGTGTGATCATTGAtggtagtaaaaaaaaaaaaaaatactacgATGTATAAATATAGGTGACGTAGTacatcattaaatattacattaggTTGGTAATACTGGTGTACACATGAAAAAGTAGCTTGTAGGTGATGTAGGTGGAGCTAGTTTGaactactacactactactactacagtttGTAGTTGAGGTGGTTCCCAACTTAAAAAGGTCGTGAGATCATTGAGGTaggaaaaaccaaaaacattaaCGCTTCACAAATTTCAGCTTTTGTACTTTTCTTTAGgataaaaatcaatgaaaagtTTCAAATGAGTAATAACGCTTTGGTGAAACTGACAAtaactcatccatccatcttctgtaaCCACTTGCAGGCAGCTGAAGCCAATCCCAGTCAgcattgggcgagaggtggggtacaccctcgacatcacagggctgacaaacaaccattcgTGCTCACATATATACACCTTCGGGCAATTTAGAATCACCTGTAGATTTTCTCTAGAATTTTCTCAGCAGCCATTCTGACATGAAaaagcaggtaaacacaggtgttaccaatgatactggttaaggtcccgttccattcaggtcaaacagagtcagggtgctgctgtggtgcacgttagctcactggaaagtctctgctgcaataaatgaaaCTGGTCAAAGTGGCTGCCAATaacttgcatgtctttggactgtgggaggaagcaggAGTACCCACAGAAAACCCACACAGATGTGAACCAGctaccttcttgctgtgaggcgagATGTGTGACAGGCTCAGTCACCAAAAAGGTCTAATCTagtctgaactttttttttgtttttttaatgtgaaatcttAATTTGAAAAGGAACTGGTAGCTGCAGCTGTAATGGAgtaaaaactacaatatttcCCTATCAAATGTAGTGAGATAGAAGTAGCAAAAATGAAAGTACTCCAATAATaaacctcaaaattgtacttttgtaaatgtacttttgtAAGTTTACTTAATTACTTTCAACTTAAGTTGCCTTAAGCAGCTTCTTTatcaacagactgctactcccaccatgtaagaaggagcgctacaggtccttcattccaacacctgtcagactctttatcaccagcatgacttcatctATACATTTATTacttatgagtaatttcttatcaaccttatgtatatgagctgctgtgacaagtatCATTAAAGTCGATCTTATTTTACCAACTAATGACCAAAACCTCCTTCCAAGCTAAATAATGCCCCATTTAAAACACCCACGCTGTATCTTTTACATAAAGTGCCATTATAAGCATTTTATTTctatgcaaaaaataaaaaaaaaacaaaatacagtgaCAATCAGTATTCCTTAAATAGACAGGGCTGAAAGATtgtcatggcaaaaaaaaaaaaaaaaaaaaaaaaaaaaacgttcaaTGCAATCGTGAGACACTAGTCATGATGTGATTGGGTCCAGCAAAATAATGATGAGCTCTGTGACGATTCGACGCAGGTCCACTTGGATATGACGTTAAAGGTCTACAGACTGGGCTGGAATAAGAGCGTTTCATTCCAAAAATAAGACATGCACCATTGAAAAACGTGATCTTGTCTTTATAAAAACCATACCATTTAAATCAATAACATAACACAAGCCCTTGGCTTCATGATAAATTGGTGCTTTGGAATAAATCTCCTGACACGGTGTCAAACTGCACAGCCCCTCTTAATCTTTCAGAGcaacaaatattttcttatgTAAACAAGTTAAGGCCGATATTGTCGTTAACAGACAATACATGTATAGTATTAACAGTTTCTCTTTAGCTGATAGCTACAAACTCTCTAATAAGGCTCATTTCACAATAATCAACCACAACATGCCTGGTCAGACATGTGCTCACTAGCCGGTCCGTCAACTTTACTTCTCTTTTTCTACATTATTCTCTATTCAGGCACACTGTGCTCCATCTGACAACTTCCCTTTTGTGCGACcacccacaaaaaaaccccTCCTCCAACTGACACATCAGAAACCTTCGCTGGCTGTTTATGACTTGGTGGGACAATCTATGACATCCTCGCAGAGCTGTGTTTGGCAGATTTGACAAGAGATGTttaagaagaagaggaggaaagaggagccATGCATCAACTGAGCTCCTGTGCTACAGAGGACTGCCCTTTGGCCGAAAGTGGAGCCAAAGAGAAGATAAAATTAAACAATGATTAAAAGTATTGTCCCTTATTATATCTGTCTGGTGTCATTTTACCACTGTGCAAGGAAttattgtgacttttttttaagcaaGAGTGGGTGAtatagacaaataaaaatatatttgctcATATCGATATGATGATTTCTAACAATAACTAACTATTCAGATTATCATTGACTTTATTATCACTTACTCGCTTGGCCTGGAGCTAAACTGAATCACgcatcatcgtcatcaccagACTAAATTTACTCAGTTGCCATAGAACCTCATGCTGGAAAGTGGAGCTGCAACtaagtgttatttttattattaattaatcattcaGTCAGTTACATGTCCATTACATTTTCTTAGAGTCCAAATTCACTTATTTAAATTAGTTTGATTTGGTCCAACTAATAGTCAAAAACCCAGagaatattcagtttactgtcataaattccatttttgtttgtgaaaatTACTTAAATGATCAAAATTTGCCAATGAATTTTCTGTCTATCTTCCACTGTAAAGTTTGAACAAGGACCATGAGACgtggttgaaagctccagaacaagaTTGTAATTGGATCTTGAGTTGATTCGTTTTTGTTGACTGCTTTTTACTAAGTCAAAAACTGCCATGCTATAACTGCACATGGTATACAGATATATTTTTGGACTTTGGTAGCTTTTGATTTGATCAATAATTTGGACAACAGGTTTTCTTCTCACCCTAATTTGATAAATATTACATCATGATACAGTATAATTCTACTGAAAGATGATAATCTGTACTATTGCATTGTTTCCTCAATGACAAGCACTCTGCTTTAAatctgaatgtgaaaaaaaaacatggatgaaTGATGCTGTTACGTCTTCCTTGAAAGGAAACTGAGGCAAACATCCACTAGAGGGAGTGCTTGGCCTGGGTGTTGCATTGATTTGTTGCATATAAAACTGTTGTGTCAGCACAGCCTCTGTACAGTATAGGCTCAGACTGTGCCAGAAGTGTTTGGGAAGTGGATGAAATACAAATTTGGCAACGTGATAAGTCACTGATTTTGACATGTGATAAGagaaggaggagtgaggagatgGAGTCACGCTGAGACAAGGAAAGGGCACGCTCCGGTGAAAGTGAAG
The nucleotide sequence above comes from Larimichthys crocea isolate SSNF chromosome XVI, L_crocea_2.0, whole genome shotgun sequence. Encoded proteins:
- the cbx7b gene encoding chromobox protein homolog 7 isoform X2; this encodes MELSAIGEQVFAVESIVKKRVRKGNVEYLLKWKGWPPKYSTWEPEEHILDQRLVQAYEEKEQRDRALGHRRKGSKTKKLLMQNTIYTMDLRSAHKSPEKPPPRLRLSLTRSLVSEDEDQPYSACRQDEHLQVAHRKSKPRRSQFKCLDSNPPSPTQEDWDGQGEEEEEDDEEEEEDNVEYEEDIEEEKESSPKEITERSVNEEDRRVEVCYRTRRGHRIRQAGR
- the cbx7b gene encoding chromobox protein homolog 7 isoform X1 translates to MELSAIGEQVFAVESIVKKRVRKGNVEYLLKWKGWPPKYSTWEPEEHILDQRLVQAYEEKEQRDRALGHRRKGSKTKKLLMQNTIYTMDLRSAHKSPEKPPPRLRLSLTRSLVSEDEDQPYSACRQDEHLQVAHRKSKPRRSQFKCLDSNPPSPTQEDWDGQGEEEEEDDEEEEEDNVEYEEDIEEEKESSPKEITERSVNGQKRTDEWKSAIGPDEVIASDKPDDDVWRPIIGPGEVTVTDVTLNSLTVTFRESRVAKGFFRDWGLEV